The nucleotide sequence CCAGCAGCAGCCGCGCGCACAGCGCGACCAGCTCGTCGACGATCCGCCGCTCGACGGTGGCGCGGTCGCCGATGCGCCGGATCACCAGCTCGCGGGCGTCGGCGACCGGCGGGAGGTCGAGCGTCACGGACCGGGCGCCGGCGGTGGTCCGAAGCCCGAGCAGCTGGTCGCGGCTGGTCACGACGGTCAGGCAGTCGGCCGAGCCGGGCAGCAGCGGCCGCGCCTGGCGGGCGTCGCGGGCGTTGTCGAGCAGCACCAGCATCCGGCGGCCGGCCAGCATGCTGCGGTAGAGCGCGGCCTGGCCGTCGGCGTCGGCCGGGATCAACTCGGGCGGTACCCGCAGGGCGTCGAGGAAGCCGTGGATCGCGTCGGTGGGGTCGACCGGCGGCCGGTCGGGGTCGAAGCCGCGCAGGTTGACGTACAGCTGGCCGTCCGGGAACCGGTCGGCGACGCTGTGCGCCCAGTGCACGGCCAGCGTGGTCTTGCCGACCCCGGCCGTGCCTGAGACGGTCGCGACGGGCGACGTGGCGGCCGCGTGGTCCAGCAGCGCCAGCGCGTCGGCTCGGCCGACGAAGCCGGGCACGTCGGCGGGGAGCTGACGGGGGGTCCGGCGCACCGCGGGCGGCGTCCGCCGGGCCGGCGTCTGCGCCAGCAACCGCGCGTACACGGCCTGCAGCCGCGGGACGGGCTCGACGCCCAGCTCGGCGGAGAGCCGGGTGCGAACCCGCTCGTACTGCGCCAGCGCCTCGGCCCGCCGGCCGGACCGCTCCAGCGCCTCCAGCAGCAGCGCCCAGGACGGCTCGCGCAGCGGGTGGGCGGCGGTCAGCTCACGCAGCTGCGGGATCAGGTCGGCCGGGCGGCCCAGCTCGAGGTCGAGGGCGATGCGCCGCTCCTGTGCCTGGAGGTGGCTCTCGGCCAGCCGCGGCCCCTCGGTCCCGGCCAGCCACGCCGACTCGACGTCCTCGAACGGCAGGCCGCGCCACAGTGCGAGCGCCTCGGTGAGGTACGCCCGCTGCCGCAACGGGTCGAGGTTGCCGTCGGCGCGTTCGAGCAGCCGCTGGAAGCGGAGGACGTCGACGGCGTCGGGCTCGGTGTGCAGCACGTAGCCGGTGGTACTGGTCGTGATCAGCTCCGCGCCGAGCAGCGCGCGCAGCCGGGTGACGTAGGTCTGGACACTGCGCCGCGGGCTGGCCGGCAGGTTCTCCGTCCACAGCGCCTCGATCAGTTGCGCCACGGTGACGGAGCGGCCGGCCGACAGCGCCAGCACGGCGATCAGCGCGCGCAGCCGGCCGGTGGTGACGTGCACCAGCCGCCCGTCCGCCCGCAGGCGCATCGGGCCGAGCAGATCGATCTCGACGCGGGGGTTCACAAGTGTTATGACATCCGATGACCGCCTGCGGTTGCATCCGCGGTCTCACCGGCCGAGAGTACGCGGCCGGCCAGCTCGGCGCTGCCGATGCCGTCGATGTCGATCGACGTCAGCGCCAGCCGGCCGCCACGCACCGCCAGGCCGACGCGGACCCCGTCGCCGGACGGTGTCTGGGTCACCGTCCCCCACGCGTCGCCGCTGGCCCAGAACCAGGTGACCGGGCCGCCGGCGAGGTCGGCCGCGGCGAAGCGGAGCGCGCCGCTCACACCGTCGTACCCGAAGCCGGTCAGCGCCGGGATGGTGCCCCAGGCGGCCATCGCGCGCACGTAGTGGTGGCCGCACTCGGCCTCGTCGAACGGGTTGCGGCGGCGGCCGTCGAAGCGGCTCCGGACCGCCTCGACGACGCGCACGCCGTCGTCGACGAGCCCGGCCTGCAGCAGCCCGATCGCCGCGGTGTACTCCAGACCGGACCACACCTCGGCGAAGTACGGGAACGGCCGGGCCGGGCGGTTGCCGTCCGGGTACGACGCGACCAGCAGGCCCGGCTCGCCGGCCAGCGCGTAGCTGCGCTTGGGGTTGAACGGCGCGCCGGGCGCGGTGCGGTCGTTGTGCCGCAGGATGCTGCGCAGCGTGGTGCGCACGTGGCCGGTGTCGAGCAGGTCGCCGAGGCCGGTGAGCCGGGCGACGTGCTGCCCGATCAGCTGGTCGGTGAGGCAGCCGTCGCCGATCTGCAGCTCGGGCTCGGTGAGGTCGCGGGCGCCGATGCCGGGCAGACGCAGTCCCGGCGCGATGGAGTCCTCGCTGCCCGGCGGCCTGATCTCGTGCCGGTAGTACTCGCCGGTGAACAGGTGCGCGTCGATCCAGGCGCTGCCGCGGGCGAACAGGCCGGCGCAGGTGGCGGCGAACTCGTCGTCGCCGAGGTGCCGGGCCATCTCCTCCGCCGCTCGCAGCGCCGCGAGGTACCACGTGCCGACCTGCGGGTTCGGCCCGAAGTACTCGACGTCCATGGTGTTGTGCTGGGATCCCTCCATGACGCCGTCGCGGTCGGCGTCCCAGCCGCCGGGGATCCAGGCGAACTCCAGTGCCCGCCGGGCGGCCGGCCACAGCTCGCGCAGCAGCTCGTCGTCGCCGCTGAGCCGCCACTCGCGGTGCAGCTTCACCAGGCAGCCCATCTGCCCGTCGGCCGCGGCCACGCCGTGCTCGCGCGACCGGTCCAGCGGCAGCTCCAGCCGGAAGCTCATGTGTCCGTCGTCGCCGGTGGCGTGCCGGAACTCCAGCTCGCGCATCGACCGCGCCAGCTCGCCGAACAGGTACGGCGTGGTGTGCTCGTAGTTCCACACGTGCGCGCAGTTGCCGTAGCAGCTGCCGCTGTCGTCGTGGCAGCCCTCCCAGCCGTAGAACCGGCCGTCCGGGGTGCGGAAGCAGGTCGGGGAGCGCAGCGTGCTGACGTTGCTCAGCGCGGCCTCGACGACGGCCGCTGGGAGGTCGCTGCCGGTCAGCGCGGCGACGAAGGCGACGGTGCGGTCCTCGAGCTCCGCCAGTTTCGGCGCCGTCGCCGTGACGACGTCCCAGGCGTCGCCGTACGCGCCCGTGTAGTGGTTGCCGATGACGGTCTCGCCGCGCCAGTCCCGCCGGTTGGGGAAGTGCCAGGTCAGCAGGTACGTGAAGGCGTGCGTCTCACCCGGTGCGAGCGTGCGCATGGCTGCGACGGACGCCACCGGCTCGCCGCCGTCCGGCCGCTCGTCCAGCCGCCCGTCGGCCGCGAGGTCGTCCCAGAAGTCCAGCAGCGGGCCGCCCCAGCTGGACCCGGCCCACGCCGTGCGCACGGTGACGTCGTCCTCGTCCAGGACGGCGAGGGCCAGCGAGCCCCAGCGCTCGTCGTCCTCGCCGCCACCGGACCGGAGCAGGACGCCGCCGAGCCGCGGCTCGTTGCGGGGGTCCGCGCCGGGGTTGCGGACGCTGCCGGCGACGGTGACGTCCAGCGGCTCGGCGCCGGTGTTCATGATGGCGTACCGCAGCACGGCCATCGGCAGCGAGCTGGCCTCGACGTCGGCCGGGACCAGCGGATTGAACGCCTGCAGCCGCACCGTCACCGGCACGTCCGGGTCGTCGAGCAGCACCTGGCCGAGCGGGTAGGCGGCCAGGAACTCCGACCGCGCGAACCGGGGCAAGCTGTGGTTGGGGACGTCGGCGCCCTCCCAGCCCTCGTAGAGGACCGGGTCGATCGGCCCCTCCAGCGCCCGGACGGTGTCACCCGCGCGCACGGCGAAGAAGCTGTCGCGCGGCGCGAAGCCCTTCGCCGGCTGGTTGCGCATCTCCCAGTCGCGCAGGTCGCCGCGGCCGCCGAGCGACACCGTCCCGGTGCCGATGCCGCCGAGTGGCAGCGCGACGCGCAGCGAGTGGTCGGCGTCGTACCGGCGCAGGACCGGCCATTCCGTCGTCATGCCTCCGACCACAACGTGCAACGGCATTCCATGTCAAGCCGCGAGCGGTCGCTCCGAGACGAGGACGGCCAGGGTGCGGCGGCCGACCCGCCGCTCGACCGTCCGCACGCCGGTCTGCCCGAAGTCAGTCAGCCGGGCGGCCACCTCGCCGATCTGCCCCGGCGTGATGCCGTGGCCGGGCCGGTCGAGCAGCCGCTCGGCCAGCAGCAGCCGGCCGCCGGGTGCCAGCTTCGCGGTGAGCCTGGCCAGGCCGGCGTCGCGGTCGTCCCAGTGGTGCATGGACGCGAGCGTGTAGATGGCCGCGAACGAGCCGTCGGCGAACGGGACGGTCTCGGCGCCGGCCAGCCGGACGTCTGCGCCGGGCACCCGCTTGCGGGCCATCGCGACGAACGTCTCGGACGGGTCGACGGCGGCGACGTACTCGGCACCGGCCTGCCGGGCGGCCAGCTCGAGCGCGACGCCCGGCCCGCAGCCGACCTCCAGGACCGGCTCGCCGGCGCGCAGCTCAGCGAGGTCGACCACCGCCCGGTTCGTCTCAGGGTGGCGGTTGAACCACGCGTACAGCCGCGCGCCGACGGCGCCGAAGCCGCTCATCGTCCGAGGCTACGGCAGCGGGATGAACGGCTGCGGGCGCGCTTCGGCGAGATCGCCCGCACGCACCCGGACGACGCTGAGCGGCGCGCCGACGACGCGGTCGGGCAGGTCGTAGCGGGCGAGGTAGACGCCGGGCGGCACGTCGACGAAGCCGAACCAGCCGGAGCCGTCGCTGACCTGCGTCCGGGTCTCGCCGCGGCCGGCCGCCGGCCGCAGCGTGACGGTGACGCCGTCGAGCGGGGCGCCGGTACGCAGCCGCAGCGTGCCGGCCACGTTGCCCGTCGTCGGGTCCTCCTTCCACGGCATCGACGGCACGGCGGCGTCCTCGGCGAACGGCGCGTCCGGGCCGGTGGTGAGCGCGGCGGCCAGCGCGGCCCGCTCGGCGACCTTCACGGCCGGCGTCCCCGCGGCGGCGGTGAGTGACGGGTTCGCGTAGGAGTAGCCGCTCCAGCCGGCGACGGTGTTGCCGGCGGCCGTCGGCGTGAGCACGTCGTGGACCTGCTGGACGCTGTCGTCGATCTCGTTGAGGTACAGCGCCGGCCCGGACACCGTCTGCCGGTCGCCCTGCCAGTCCGCGAGGACCTCGTTCCACTCGGCGAACATCCGCGCCTGGTCGGGCATCCACTCGCGCTTGTAGTTCATCGCGACGACGGTGTCGATGATCCCCTCGTCCAGCCAGCCCCGCCAGTCCTGCAGGACCTCGGCGTAGGTGCGCGTCTTCTCCCAGCCGCCGACGCTCTGCGGGCCGAAGCCGTAGGTGATGCCGTCGTTGGTCAGCCGCACCGTCGGGTCGACCTCGAAGATCCCGAGGTAGATGCGGCGGACGATGCTGGTGATCTGCTCGCGCCGCCACTCGGTGAACTCCGCGTCGGACGGCACCGGCACGTCCGTGCGGCCGGTGGCGGCCTGGAACCGGGCGATCGACGTCTCGCTGTAGCCCCAGTCGCTGTGCGTGGTGGTCGAGTTGTGGTCCGGGTAGCGGATGTAGTCGAGGTTGATGCCGTCGACGTCATACTCGCGCACGATGCTCTGGATCGCGCCGACGACGTAGTCGCGGGCGGCCGGGTTGGCGGGGTCGATGAAGCTGTTCGCGCCGACCAGCTCGGTGCCGTCGACGCGCTTGTTGAGCCAGCGGTCCGCGCCGGTGGCGCTCGGGCCGTGCGCGTTGAAGGCGTGGTCGGGGGAGCGCGGCGGCGTCGCGGAGTTCCACAGCGTGCCGAAGTTGACCCACGCGTGCACCTCGAGCCCGGCGGCGTGCGCCTGCTCGATCACCTCGTCCAGCGGGTCGTACGGGGCCGGCGCGACGGCGGCGTCGGTGCGCGGGTAGTCAGCCCGGTTGCAGAAGCAGTCGTAGCGGCGGGCCACCTGGACGATCAGCGCGTTCGCGTTGACCTCCAGCGCGTCGCCGACCAGCTCCTCGACCTGCGCGGGGGTGTAGATGCCCTCGTTGAAGGCGTCGACCCAGTAGCCGCGCCACTGCTCCGGTGCGGGATCGGGCTCGGCCGCGGCCGAAGGCGCCGCGGCGGCGGCCAGGACGAGTGCCACGATGACGGGAAGCGTGCGGCGACGTCGGCTCACGCTGGTCCTCCTCGTTGGACTAGACCAATATGGGCCCCAAGTCTGGAAGACTTTGCCCGATACGTCTACAGGGGGTGCGGGCGTGGCGAAATACCATTCGATCCGGGACGAGATCCTGGACCTGGTCGCGGAGCTGACTGTGGGCGACGCGCTGCCGGCGGAACGGACGCTGGCGCCGAGGTTCGGGGTGTCGCGCATGACACTGCGGCGGGCCGTCGAGGAGCTGGTCCGCGAGGGGCGGCTGGTCCGCCGGCAGGGCGCCGGCACGTTCGTCGCCGGGCCGAAGATCGCGCAGGGGCTGGCGGTGACGTCGTTCTCCGAGGACATGCGCCAGCGCGGCTCCGTCCCGTCCAGTCGCACGCTGGCCGTCGACGACGTGCTGGCCGGCGCGCCGCTGGGCCGCCGGCTGGAGATCTCGCCGGGCGAGAGCGTCGTGCGGGTGACCCGGCTGCGGCTGGCCGACGCCGCGCCGATGGCGGTCGAGACGCTGCACGTGCCACGCAGCATCGCGCCGGGGCTCGACGGCGCGATGCTCGCGGACGGCTCGTTCTACGAGCTGCTGCACGACGTGTACGGGCTGGAGCTGTCCGGCGGCGTGCAGACCATCGAGGCGACGGTCACCGACGAGACGGAGTCCGAGCTGCTCGGCGTGCCGCTGCACTCGCCGGCGTTCCTGTTCGAGCGCATCTCCCGCGACGCCCGCGGCCGGGTGGTCGAGTTCGTCCGCTCCGTCTACCGTGGCGATCGCTACCAGTTCCGTGTCGATCTACAGCCGGCCCGCCGGCCGGCGAGGACGGCCGAGTGACGAACTCCGAGTTGGACCGGCTGGCGACTGAGAGCCGGTTGCCGGCCGCGGCCGGCCTCGACCTGCGGTCCACCCGCGAGCAGGTCGAGCTGATGGCCGAGCAGGACCGCGTGGCCGTCGACGCCGTCGCCGCGACCCGCGACCGGCTGGTCGAGGCGATCGATGCGACGGTGGCGCGCCTGCGCCGCGGCGGCCGGCTGATCGAGGTGGGCGCCGGCACGCCCGGCCGGCTCGCCGTCCTCGACGCCGCCGAGTGCGGCCCCACCTTCGGCGTCGACGAGCGCCAGGTGGTCGCCGTCATGGCCGGCGGGTTCGACGCCGTGCGCTCGGCCGCCGAGCACGACGAGGACGACCACGACGGCGGCCGGTCCGACCTCGAGCGGCTCGCGCTCGGGCCGGACGACGTCGTGGTCGCGGTGAGCGCGTCCGGGCGGACGCCGTACGTACTTGGCGCGCTGGCGGCCGCCCGCACGGCCGGCGCGTACACCGTCGCCGTTGTCAACAACGCCGGCTCACCGATCGCCGCCGCCTCCGACGTCGCCGTCGAGGCGCTCACCGGCCCGGAGGTCGTGGCCGGCTCGACCCGGCTCAAGGCCGGGACCGCGGCCAAGCTGGTGCTCAACACCATCTCCACGCTGGTCATGGTGCAGCTCGGCCACACCCACGGCGACCTGATGATCGACGTCCGGGCCACGAACGACAAGCTGCGCCGCCGCGCCCAGCGGATCGTCCAGGAGGCGACCGGCGAGTCCGCCGCGGCGGCCGAGGCGGCGCTGCGGGCCGCCGGCGACGAGACCAAGACGGCGACGGTCATGCTGCTGGCCGGCGTCGACGCCGGTGAGGCCCGCCGCCGGCTCGGGGCCGCCGGTGGCCGCGTCCGGGCCGCCATCGAGCCGCGGCCGCCGGGTCAGGCGACGGCGTAGGCGATCTCCAGGACCGCGAGCAGCAGCGTCACCAGCGCGACGAGGCCGGGCAGCTTGCCGTCGGGCAGGGCGCGGTCGGTGTGCAGCGCCTCGTGCGAGCGCCGGTAGCGCCGCCGCGCCAGCAGCAGGATCGCGAGCGCGACCGGCGCCACCACCAGGCCGAAGACCACTGCCGCAGGGCCGAGCGGCTCGGCCGCCAGCCGCGTGGCGAGGACGACGCCGACCAGCAGGGCGAGCGCCGTGCGGGTCCAGGCAAGCGCCGTCCGCTCGTTCTGCGCGCCGCGGTCGTACGTCCGCTCGGACATCGGTCAGTCCGCGACCAGCACGACGACGATCACGATGGCGGCGACGGCCAGCCCGAACGCCAGCACCGGCGCCAGCGCGGGCGACGGCAGCGGCCGCGACTCGCGCAGCGCCCGCTCCGCCCCGGCCCACCGGAAGAACGCCATGACACTGCAGGTGGCGCCGAGCAGCGACAGCACCACGACGAGCACCAGCCGCAGCGCCGAGTGGTCCGGGATCTCCAGCGCCTCCAGCGCGATGCCGGCCGCCAGCAGCGCCAGGGCGGTGCGGATCCAGGCCAGGAACGTCCGCTCGTTGGCGAAGGTGAATCGGGGGTCGGGCTCGCTGCCGGCCTCGTAGACGCTGCGCGGCCAGCGGCGGGAGGTGTCGTCGCGGTCCGCGCCGTCGGTCATGATCCGTCGCTCTCGATCTGGTAGGTCGCCCTCGATTGTGTCGGAGGCGTGCTGCGCCGGTGCCGGCCGGCCCCGCGCTGCGCCGGTAACCGGAGGTGCCCGGGCCGGCCGCCGTTGGCGTTGACGGACTCGGCGGGCGGCGGTGGCGGCGGGGTGGCGTCGGGCGGCGTGGCCGGCTCGCGCTGGGCGGGCGGCCCCGGCTGGGCGGGCGGCTCGGGCTGTGCCGGCTGTGCCGGTCGTACGGGCGGCACGGGCTGATCGGGCTGCGCGGGCGGGTCCGCCGGGAGGACCGGCTCGGGCCGGGCACGGGGCCGCAGCGGCTCGGGATGCGGCATGTCCGGCCCCAGCAGCTCCGTCCGGAGCGCGTCGGGACGGCCCGGTTGCGGGCGGACGGCCGTCGGCTCGGGCCGCGCTGGCTCGGGCCGCGCCGGTTTGGGCCGGGCATGTTCGGGTTCGGGACGCGCCGCCGTCGGCTCGGCCTCGGGCTCCGGCTCCGGCTCCGGCTCCAACTGGATCGGCCGCGTCTCGCGCGTGACATCGGGCTCGACGACGGGCTCGGGGATCACGGGGGTGGGCTGGACCCGCCGCGCGCGCCGTCCTGCCCCGCGTGACGCCAGCGGCTGGGCGAACGGGTCGGTGGCGGGGTCGAGCCACTCGATGCTGGTGGCCTCGCCGTGGCCGTGCACGGCGACGAGGTCGTCGAGCGAGCTCCACAGGCTCGTCGCCGGGTGCGTCGATGCCCAGCGCAGCG is from Jiangella alkaliphila and encodes:
- a CDS encoding GH116 family glycosyl-hydrolase; translated protein: MTTEWPVLRRYDADHSLRVALPLGGIGTGTVSLGGRGDLRDWEMRNQPAKGFAPRDSFFAVRAGDTVRALEGPIDPVLYEGWEGADVPNHSLPRFARSEFLAAYPLGQVLLDDPDVPVTVRLQAFNPLVPADVEASSLPMAVLRYAIMNTGAEPLDVTVAGSVRNPGADPRNEPRLGGVLLRSGGGEDDERWGSLALAVLDEDDVTVRTAWAGSSWGGPLLDFWDDLAADGRLDERPDGGEPVASVAAMRTLAPGETHAFTYLLTWHFPNRRDWRGETVIGNHYTGAYGDAWDVVTATAPKLAELEDRTVAFVAALTGSDLPAAVVEAALSNVSTLRSPTCFRTPDGRFYGWEGCHDDSGSCYGNCAHVWNYEHTTPYLFGELARSMRELEFRHATGDDGHMSFRLELPLDRSREHGVAAADGQMGCLVKLHREWRLSGDDELLRELWPAARRALEFAWIPGGWDADRDGVMEGSQHNTMDVEYFGPNPQVGTWYLAALRAAEEMARHLGDDEFAATCAGLFARGSAWIDAHLFTGEYYRHEIRPPGSEDSIAPGLRLPGIGARDLTEPELQIGDGCLTDQLIGQHVARLTGLGDLLDTGHVRTTLRSILRHNDRTAPGAPFNPKRSYALAGEPGLLVASYPDGNRPARPFPYFAEVWSGLEYTAAIGLLQAGLVDDGVRVVEAVRSRFDGRRRNPFDEAECGHHYVRAMAAWGTIPALTGFGYDGVSGALRFAAADLAGGPVTWFWASGDAWGTVTQTPSGDGVRVGLAVRGGRLALTSIDIDGIGSAELAGRVLSAGETADATAGGHRMS
- a CDS encoding GntR family transcriptional regulator; translation: MAKYHSIRDEILDLVAELTVGDALPAERTLAPRFGVSRMTLRRAVEELVREGRLVRRQGAGTFVAGPKIAQGLAVTSFSEDMRQRGSVPSSRTLAVDDVLAGAPLGRRLEISPGESVVRVTRLRLADAAPMAVETLHVPRSIAPGLDGAMLADGSFYELLHDVYGLELSGGVQTIEATVTDETESELLGVPLHSPAFLFERISRDARGRVVEFVRSVYRGDRYQFRVDLQPARRPARTAE
- the murQ gene encoding N-acetylmuramic acid 6-phosphate etherase yields the protein MTNSELDRLATESRLPAAAGLDLRSTREQVELMAEQDRVAVDAVAATRDRLVEAIDATVARLRRGGRLIEVGAGTPGRLAVLDAAECGPTFGVDERQVVAVMAGGFDAVRSAAEHDEDDHDGGRSDLERLALGPDDVVVAVSASGRTPYVLGALAAARTAGAYTVAVVNNAGSPIAAASDVAVEALTGPEVVAGSTRLKAGTAAKLVLNTISTLVMVQLGHTHGDLMIDVRATNDKLRRRAQRIVQEATGESAAAAEAALRAAGDETKTATVMLLAGVDAGEARRRLGAAGGRVRAAIEPRPPGQATA
- a CDS encoding DUF202 domain-containing protein: MSERTYDRGAQNERTALAWTRTALALLVGVVLATRLAAEPLGPAAVVFGLVVAPVALAILLLARRRYRRSHEALHTDRALPDGKLPGLVALVTLLLAVLEIAYAVA
- a CDS encoding class I SAM-dependent methyltransferase; translated protein: MSGFGAVGARLYAWFNRHPETNRAVVDLAELRAGEPVLEVGCGPGVALELAARQAGAEYVAAVDPSETFVAMARKRVPGADVRLAGAETVPFADGSFAAIYTLASMHHWDDRDAGLARLTAKLAPGGRLLLAERLLDRPGHGITPGQIGEVAARLTDFGQTGVRTVERRVGRRTLAVLVSERPLAA
- a CDS encoding YidH family protein gives rise to the protein MTDGADRDDTSRRWPRSVYEAGSEPDPRFTFANERTFLAWIRTALALLAAGIALEALEIPDHSALRLVLVVVLSLLGATCSVMAFFRWAGAERALRESRPLPSPALAPVLAFGLAVAAIVIVVVLVAD
- a CDS encoding family 10 glycosylhydrolase translates to MSRRRRTLPVIVALVLAAAAAPSAAAEPDPAPEQWRGYWVDAFNEGIYTPAQVEELVGDALEVNANALIVQVARRYDCFCNRADYPRTDAAVAPAPYDPLDEVIEQAHAAGLEVHAWVNFGTLWNSATPPRSPDHAFNAHGPSATGADRWLNKRVDGTELVGANSFIDPANPAARDYVVGAIQSIVREYDVDGINLDYIRYPDHNSTTTHSDWGYSETSIARFQAATGRTDVPVPSDAEFTEWRREQITSIVRRIYLGIFEVDPTVRLTNDGITYGFGPQSVGGWEKTRTYAEVLQDWRGWLDEGIIDTVVAMNYKREWMPDQARMFAEWNEVLADWQGDRQTVSGPALYLNEIDDSVQQVHDVLTPTAAGNTVAGWSGYSYANPSLTAAAGTPAVKVAERAALAAALTTGPDAPFAEDAAVPSMPWKEDPTTGNVAGTLRLRTGAPLDGVTVTLRPAAGRGETRTQVSDGSGWFGFVDVPPGVYLARYDLPDRVVGAPLSVVRVRAGDLAEARPQPFIPLP